Proteins encoded together in one Ipomoea triloba cultivar NCNSP0323 chromosome 4, ASM357664v1 window:
- the LOC116015225 gene encoding berberine bridge enzyme-like 15 yields the protein MKKPNTLCFLFVSFVCLSSYSNHQALAYIDEGLKQCLIRNSQNQTASIFNDIYTPDNSSFVSVLQYPIKNTRFNSSDTPKPFSVITPKEEAEVQAVILCAAELNLRVRIRSGGHDYEGLSYTNPKKGDHSPFLVLDLINFNNVAVDSVEKTAWVGSGATVGELYYRISEKSKSLGFPAGVCHSIGVGGHFSGGGYGMMLRKHGLSADHVVDARLVDAKGNILDRKSMGEDLFWAIRGGGGNTFGVVLSWKVQLIDVPETVTTFNIVRTLEQNATNIVHKWQSIAPNLPQELFIRIIAIGQKPQNTVQAIFNSLYLGPADTLLKILQQSFPELGATRQDLREMSWIESVLNIDGFPNGTHPKALLGTIVNNGKPYYFKGKSDYVKTPIPVEGLEGVWDFLKENNSGLIIMSPYGGIMEEISESAIPFPHRAGNLYKIQYVMSWSEAGKKAYESHMSWIRRLFHYYTPFVSKSPREAYVNYRDLDIGRNSMGNLTYGAQSKNWGVKYFKSNFERLVRVKTQVDPQNFFRNEQSIPPRSHIVN from the coding sequence tctctttgtcTCTTTCGTTTGTCTATCCTCGTACTCGAACCATCAAGCTTTAGCGTATATCGATGAAGGCCTGAAACAATGCCTGATTCGCAACTCCCAAAACCAAACCGCCAGCATTTTCAACGACATATACACCCCCGACAACTCCTCCTTCGTGTCCGTTCTCCAGTACCCGATCAAGAACACCCGCTTCAATTCCTCGGACACTCCGAAGCCCTTCTCCGTAATAACACCCAAGGAAGAAGCCGAGGTGCAAGCGGTGATCCTTTGCGCCGCGGAGTTAAACCTGCGAGTCCGAATTCGCAGCGGCGGCCATGACTACGAAGGACTCTCGTACACTAATCCCAAGAAAGGTGATCATAGCCCGTTCTTGGTTCTTGATCTGATCAATTTCAACAACGTGGCCGTGGATTCCGTGGAAAAGACGGCGTGGGTCGGATCCGGGGCCACGGTTGGGGAGCTGTACTATAGGATATCGGAGAAGAGTAAAAGTCTTGGGTTTCCGGCGGGGGTGTGCCATTCCATTGGGGTCGGAGGGCACTTTAGCGGCGGCGGTTACGGGATGATGCTCAGAAAACACGGCCTCTCGGCGGATCACGTGGTGGACGCGCGTTTGGTTGATGCGAAGGGGAATATTTTGGACCGGAAATCTATGGGGGAGGATTTGTTTTGGGCGATCCGAGGAGGGGGAGGGAATACATTCGGGGTGGTTCTTTCATGGAAAGTACAATTAATTGATGTTCCCGAAACCGTAACGACTTTCAACATCGTCAGAACTCTGGAACAAAACGCCACCAACATCGTACACAAATGGCAGTCCATCGCCCCAAACCTCCCCCAAGAACTCTTCATCCGAATAATCGCAATCGGTCAAAAACCCCAAAACACCGTACAAGCCATATTCAACTCCCTGTACCTCGGACCCGCCGATACCCTTCTTAAAATTCTGCAACAAAGTTTCCCAGAATTAGGAGCCACAAGACAAGACCTGAGAGAGATGAGTTGGATAGAATCCGTCCTTAACATCGACGGCTTCCCCAACGGCACACACCCTAAAGCTCTCTTGGGCACTATCGTCAACAACGGGAAACCATATTACTTCAAAGGAAAATCCGACTACGTAAAAACCCCAATCCCCGTGGAAGGCCTGGAAGGGGTTTGGGACTTTCTGAAAGAGAACAACTCGGGCTTGATCATCATGAGCCCCTACGGTGGAATAATGGAGGAGATATCAGAATCGGCGATTCCATTCCCGCACAGGGCTGGGAATCTGTACAAAATCCAGTACGTTATGAGTTGGAGCGAAGCAGGGAAAAAGGCCTATGAAAGCCACATGAGCTGGATAAGAAGGCTGTTTCATTACTACACTCCCTTCGTCTCCAAGTCTCCAAGAGAAGCGTATGTGAATTACAGGGATCTTGATATTGGGAGAAATAGTATGGGTAATTTAACCTACGGTGCTCAGTCTAAGAATTGGGGGGTCAAGTATTTCAAGAGCAATTTTGAAAGGCTTGTTAGAGTTAAGACACAAGTTGACCCTCAAAACTTCTTTAGGAATGAGCAAAGCATTCCACCCCGTTCACATATAGTGAACTAG